A single window of Drosophila suzukii chromosome 3, CBGP_Dsuzu_IsoJpt1.0, whole genome shotgun sequence DNA harbors:
- the LOC139353149 gene encoding large ribosomal subunit protein eL20-like: MRTKGLLKEYEVVGRKLPSEKEPQTPLYKMRIFAPDNIVAKSRFWYFLRQLKKFKKTTGEIVSIKQVYETSPVKIKNFGIWLT; this comes from the coding sequence ATGAGAACCAAGGGATTGTTGAAGGAGTACGAGGTCGTGGGCCGCAAGCTGCCCAGCGAGAAGGAGCCCCAGACGCCGCTCTACAAGATGCGCATCTTCGCTCCCGACAACATCGTGGCCAAGTCCCGTTTCTGGTACTTCCTGCGCCAGCTGAAGAAGTTCAAGAAGACCACCGGCGAGATCGTGTCCATCAAGCAGGTGTACGAGACGTCGCCCGTGAAGATCAAGAACTTCGGCATCTGgctaacttga